The DNA region TAGCATCACAAGCGGTTCATGGACACTCAACGTTCTGGGGTTCCAAACCCAGGAACGGGTTATGAGCACTACTCGAAACGGAAATCATGACACCGTTGAAGATTGATGAGGAGGCAGAACCACAGGCAAGTGTGGGGTGCACGGAACCTCCAGGCACTTGCGACGAAAGTCAAGGCAGGAAAGAAGAGCTGCAAACAACTGCAAGCCTACTCTGCCCAAGCCCAACCCAGGATTTTGAAATCACCAGCTAAAGTAGCAGGTGTTGGGCAGTTGTAAGCGTTGCGTTTGTAGATTGGAAAGGAAAGCATAAGCCATGACCGGCCATACCATGCATACAGAAGTGAGGTGACTCAGTTGAGAGCTAGCCATCCACTGTTAAATCTTTATTGCACGTTGAAATATCCACACATGCCCCTGAGTAGCCTGACACTCTGATCGCCGCACTCAATTCAGAGATATGTATATCTTACAAAAATAAAATTCAGATATACATCAGATTAAAATTAATGCGAAAATACGTAACAAGCCACGACAGCCGAGTGTTCATTCATCGCATCTACCAGCTCGGCTCGGCTGCGCTAGCTAGACCTGATCGAGTACCTGACTGGCACTGGAACCGTGGTCGCCCGAGTCTATCCGGATCGGAGTTCGTCACGTCGATATGCATGGCACGCGCGTCGACCGCCGCATGCCCAAGGTTGTCTGGCGTTCGTGGCAGCCGCGTcctcgccacgcgcgccgccgtggCAGCGTACGCGCATACGTGTCGGGCGCCGGACCCTCGAGCCCGGACCACGGGCGGCGGTGAATCGTCGGCGGCCAGCAGCGCCTGCGTTAGTATTATTACAGCCGTGCTGGCAACAAACAGCTGCGGTGAAGCCTGCGACCCTATGCGGCTGCACCGCACACGGCTACGCAGCACGCGCCCGCGGTGGCCGGGCCGTCGCCCCCGGCCCGTCGGCGTGTCGTCGTCTCCCGGTTACACCGTGGCTGTCGTCCCAGTGCGTGAAAGCCACGCGCCCGTGCATGCGCTTCACCTGGCCGGATGTCGGATCAGGCTGCGTTACATTGTACGGAGTACTTCGTAGGCAAGGCAACACTTATCCGGCGCGTCGCCTGCCTGGCCACCAACCGCGCCGCGCACGGTGGTCGTCGTGTATATAAACAGCTGACATTGCCACTTCGGATAAAGAGAGCAGTTCGAATTAAAATTTCGAAGCTTAGTAGCTAGCCACTCCGATCCACATCATCACGATAATAAAAAGCGTGATCGAAACAAAGAAGTCGATCAATGGCGCCGGCGGCTCACCGGGACGGTGGCGCGCCGGAGACGGAGCGGAGGGTCTTCCACTTCGGCAAGGGCAGGAGCGACGGCAACAAGGCCATGAAAGACCTGGTACATACGTGCGCATTAATGCTTAGCATTGTGTACTTCATTCGGCGTGCGAGGCCGCCGATCGATGACGCATGCATGTAATGGTCATGCCGCCGCAGCTGGGCGGGAAGGGCGCGAACCTGGCAGAGATGGCGAGCATCGGGCTGTCGGTGCCGCCGGGGTTCACCGTGTCCACGGAGGCGTGCCGGCAGTACCAGCAGCTCGGCGGCGGGGCCATGCCGCCGGGGCTATGGGACGAGGTCCTCGACGCGCTGCGGTGCGTGGAGCGCGACATGGGCGCCGGCCTCGGCGATCCGCGCTGCCCGCTGCTCCTGTCCGTGCGCTCCGGGGCCGCCGTCTCCATGCCCGGCATGATGGACACCGTGCTCAACCTCGGTCTCAACGACGACGTCGTCGCCGGCCTCGCCGACCGCAGCGGCCGGCGATTCGCCTTCGACTCATACCGCCGGTTCCTTGACATGTTCGGCAACGTGGTAAGTACAGTATATCGGTACATACAACTGGTTTTTTTAAGAAATTCATATATTTTTCCTGAAACAGAAGAAATTTTTAAGATATATTTGCTTTTTTTCTTGACGGTGGTATACATTTCGTCATTTCGTCGTGTACTCGTGTATTCGGGCACAAATCTATTTGGGCCTGGATGTGGCTACCCTTACGGGCCGAAGCAACGAAATAAGCCCATTCCTTGCCGCTTCCAGTTCCATCATTCATCTTCTTTGCTGCCCCagttctgtttttttttttcttaCTCCGCTAGGCGTTCCATGTCGCTGAGGCTTGCGGCTCGTCGCGGCACCGAGCCGCCGGCAGCAACGCCTGCGAGCCAGTGACGTCTCACGCTGGCGGAGCGGTCCTCACTCCCCGTCCATGGACGCACTTTCAGCGTGGCGTGGACGGGCAGGGGgatgccgcgccgcgccgtggaCCGAACCGTGAATTGGGGGCGCGAGACCCCTCGGGGCCCGGCGCCGGTTGGTACgacattttctatcaattactcgGTTTCACATTCAGGATTTGATTTTACTCTAAAATATATGATGATCTTGTACATGAAGTCAGTCAGGTCCAAAGTTTAATTTCGCATATGATTCTTATAATCAAACTGGAAACTGTTTCAGTTTTATTGTATCAAGTTACCAATCTGAGCTGGATTATTGTCTCCAGTCGAATCAAAATTTCACTTCAAACTTCAAATTCAGCATAGAGTTTCACATTGATTGAAATTATTTCATTCAGGAAATGTCTTCAGATATCTTAATATTTTTGCATTTTGCATGTTTTCAAACAAACCCCATTCTGTGTCTTCTAAAATGTTTTTTAATATGTTCATTTTGAGGAATCGGTTTATCTTATATGTCAAAAATGTTAGGTAAGACCACATGTTGCATATAATGAAAATGTCCTAGAAGTTTCTTGGTATCACAAGCTATATAATGAAAATGATCCCATGACACATCACCAAGTGAGTACTGATGCTGGATGTGTTCCATAAAACATTACGAGTATAGCAATTTATCTTGAAAGATGATATTTGGTGTATGTTGACTAACTTTATCTTGGAAGCTTAGGTCATCTCTTATTTGATTCATATGCTTGCTGAAATAGTTGATTCACGGTCTTCCATTAAGTTAACCGATGCATTGATTTCGTTGTTTATATGGTATATGATTTTGTCAGGTTATGGGAATACCTCATGAGCTATTCGAAGAAAAACTAGAAGCCATGAAAGTTACAAAAGGGTTGCGAAACGATACTGAGCTGAATGTCAAGGATCTGGAAGACCTTGTAGCTGAATATAAGGATGTTTATGTGGTGACCAAAGGTGAACAGTTTCCCTCAGGTATGCGTATGCGTATAGCCACATCTATTACAAAATATTAATTCATTATCTGTTGAGCTTGAGTGGCAATGTTATAATTTGAAACTATGTCCGGATATTTCTTCGTTTTCATACTTTGTGCATATTTGTAGATCCAAAAAGGCAGTTGCATTTGGCAATCTTGGCTGTTTTTGATTCATGGGACAGTACTAGAGCAAAAAAGTACAGAAGCATTAATCGGATTACTGGATTGAAGGGCACCGCTGTGAATGTTCAGTGCATGGTATTTGGCAACATGGATAGCACATCAGGCACTGGTGTTCTCTTTACTAGGAACCCTAGTACCGGAGAGAAGAAACTTTATGGAGAGTTCCTTGTCAATGCTCAGGTAGTAATATGATTTAGTGTTTAGTATCTATGGTTTCATAAGTCGTAATGTTTTCCTTTCTTTGACTCACCATATCTATTTCCTGGATTCAATTTATGCTGATTTTGGAACGACTAACAGGTTACTTTCTTTTGTAGGGTGAGGATGTGGTTTCTGGAATTAGAACTCCACAAGAACTTGATTCAATGAAGGAGTGCATGCCAGAGCCTTATGCAGAACTTGTCGAGAACTGCAAAATCTTGGAAAGACATTATAAAGAAATGATGGTGGAGTATACTGTCCAATTATtgagctctctctctctctctcagtaAATTAGTATTTGGTCTCTCTGTGTCCATGCCTACAGATTGAGTAAAATCAAAATTTCATGTTCAAAAGAAATTTTCCTTTCTTCATGCTGGAACAAATTAATCAGAAGTTTTGCAAAATTGACCTATTGCTGGAGTAAGTTACTGCCTTCATTTCCAACTGATGGAAGGTTCGGTGACTGACAGCATGTTTTTAAACACAATGACAACTTGGAAGATTAGAATTTAGAATCAACTATTTGTCATGTCGAACATGAATGTTGATAGTCAATAGTTACGAGCATTACGAATTATTGGTCCCACAGTGATGTTTACTGCTGACCCTCAAATTAACTGTCATTTAATGTATCTACAGCAATGTTTTGGGCTTAGTAGTTTGATGCAATGCAGGACATTGAGTTCACTGTTCAAGAAAACAGACTTTGGATGCTTCAGTGCAGAACAGGTAAGCGTACCGGCAAAGGTGCAGTAAAGATTGCTGTAGACATGGTCAATGAGGGCCTGATTGACCATCGCTCGGCAATTAAGATGGTGGAACCACGACACTTGGACCAGCTTCTTCATCCTCAGGTATTATTCGTGTGACGAGTACCACAAGTCTGTTGCATTATGTACTATGTTAACAATTATTTTCTTCAAAGGAAAATGCAGCAAATTGCATTTCTATTACATTAAAGAAACTAATTGTATCCAAATATTTATTAAGATCAAACTATATATGAATATTGCATTTGAAACTTGTCAAGCTACAGAATGAAATATGAATGCATGTCCGGATCTCTCAACAATAAAGCTTCCCTTTTAATCTTTTTCACATGTAACATGTGGTCATTGGTACGATGGTATCTTTTTTGCTCTTGTCACTAGAATGAACTCTGCTAGTTGATTTCAAACAGTGTCCTACTAAGTATTAAAATGATGGCAGTACACCTATCTATTTCACTATTTCTTTGGCCTTTTGTTAAACTAGTTTGAGAACCCATCATCATATAAAGACAAAGTCATTGCTGCGGGCCTACCTGCATCACCAGGAGCTGCTGTAGGTCAGATTGTCTTCACAGCTGCTGATGCTGAAACATGGGATTCAGAAGGAAAATCTGTTGTTTTGGTAAACATCTTTCTTATATTTGAATACACTAGCCTGTCTTTATATTTCAATTTGCGAAGCTGTGAGCCATAGTTTTTGTAAGAACTCCTTTTTATGTGCATAATTTTAAGGTAAGGACTGAGACCAGCGCGGAGGATGTTGGTGGCATGCATGCAGCTGTTGGAATTCTCACAGCCAGAGGTGGTATGACTTCTCACGCCGCAGTTGTAGCACGTGGCTGGGGAAAATGTTGTGTGGCAGGATGCTCAAGTATCCATGTAAATGATGCTGAGAAGGTGATTATCAATTTAACATATAAATCATTGCCTGCACATATTTGATGGCAGAACCTTTGTTGCTGCCATGGTGGCAGTTGCATTGTGTTGAAAGTAATCAGGAAGCTAAACAAAGATGATCTTATTTTTGATCTTTTTGTGTTCCAGATAAAGTTTGTTttgatttgtataaatttttaTATGCAGGTGGTAGTGGTTGGAGACAAGGTGCTTTGTGAAGGTGATTGGTTATCACTGAATGGATCAACTGGAGAGGTTATTTTGGGCAAGCTACCTCTATCCCCGCCAGCACTTAGTTCTGATTTGGGAACATTCATGTCTTGGGTGGATGAAATTAAACAACTAAAGGTAAAGAAGAAGTCTTATCATTGTGTCGATATAAATTTATTTAATCACCATGACTGGCTCTTCATGATTCTCAGTACATTCAGGTCAAACACAATAAGTACATCATAATCCTTCTTTCATATATGGTGGTGGTTCTAGGTCATGGTCAATGCAGACACTCCCGCAGATGCACTGGCTGGAAGGAAAAATGGTGCTGAAGGGATTGGGTTGTGCAGAACTGAACACATGGTTGGTACAATGCTTTCTGTTGTACTTGTAGGAATATTATATGATTAATGACCAGTGTAGTGTTGTCACTGCATCTTTCGTTTCTGCTTCAGTTCTTTTCTTCTGGCGAGAGGATTAAGGCCATGAGACAGATGATAATGGCAGATACTGCTCTACAGAGGCAAGAAGCATTAGGCCTTCTCCTGCCATATCAGAAAACAGACTTTGAAGGGATTTTTCGTGCGATGGATGGTATGTGATAACAAACATGCATTTGTGTTTGATTTCACAGTTGTGCAAGTTTCATTAATAGATTTGATAGCTGCAATAGTACTCTTTATCTTCTGTTCAAGTTGATTGCTTAATGCATCTGCAATATTGTCAAATCATAACTGAACGTTGATATCTTTTTTTGTGGTGAAAATTGATCTCTGGATTGAGCTCCCAAGTTAATTATTTCCACTGCTAAAATTTTGCCACATCGATCCCTATGCATTAAAATGAGTTTGAATCATTAAAATGAGTTTGAAGCATAAACTTAAATAGCATATCCAACGGGAGACTACTGCATTCATGCTTGTTTTCCAGGCCTTCCTGTAACTATTCGGCTCTTGGATCCTCCACTTCATGAGTTCCTTCCAGAGGGTAACATTGAGGATGTTGTCCACATGTTATCTTGTCACACTAATTCTACTCATGAGGAAatccttgcaagggttgaaaaaCTTTCTGAAGTGAACCCGATGCTGGGTTTCCGTGGGTGCAGGTCAGTTATTCATGCTGTGCTCACTTGCATCATGCGTTTGCTTGCCAGCCATTTGTAATGTAAAAGGGCAGCACTATTGTGATTCATTAAATTTTGCAAGAAAGTACATGATTTGCACTTGTCATAATAGTCTTTATTTTATATGTCTCACACCAGCACTTCTGATGTTGAATTTGCTTTATATTTTTAGACTTGGTATATCATACCCAGAACTGACGGCAATGCAAGCCCGTGCTATCTTTGAAGCTGCTATTGCTGTGAATGACCAAGGTTTCCAAGTTTTCCCTGAGATAATGGTTCCTCTTGTTGGAACACCTCAGGTATGCAAGATTATAGTTTTTGGCGGTGTTTGACATCCATAGGGGATTGATTAGAGGAGAACTTAATAGTGGAATGCTAAGAAACTTCTACGTTTAGGATGtattattattttttctatATATATGCATAGGACTATAGGAGCTGGCGTTTTCCTTTTCTGAAAAAATATCCATTTATCCTGGGCTGCACCTTTTTCTAGTTAAGGTAGGTGCATCTTTGATTTAAATGCCATATGTTTCTGTTTAGGTTCAAAATGTTTGAACTATAGCATGGATCCATCAATTGCAGCAACTTTTAACCCCAAGAAAACTAATATTTGAGTGTCGCTTTTTCAGGAACTTGGCCAACAGGTGAGCGTGATCCGCCAAGTTGCTGACAAGGTTTTTACCAACGCAGAAACAACTATTAGATACAAAATTGGGTCCATGATCGAGGTTCCGAGGGCAGCTCTTATAGCTGATGAGGTAAATGGACATGAACCTTGTAGTTTACTTGTGTACGGGTCCTTAGGAGGTCTATGGTCAACAAGAGCTAGAAAGAGCATAGAGCTATGTTATAACAAATATCAATAATGTTTGGCATTTTGCCTATCATGAATACTGATGTATATTTCTGTGAATGTGATTACAACGGTTGACAGATAGCAGAGCTGGCAGAATTCTTCTCATTTGGGACAAATGACCTCACACAGATGACATTTGGTTACAGCAGGGATGACATTGGCAAGTTTCTCCCAATCTACATGTCCCAGGGTATTCTCCAGCACGACCCATTTGAGGTAAGCTTTACTGCCTGATTAAGCTCTCTTAAACTAGTTACAGTCTGCTACGCATTATGTTCTATTTTTTATGTTCGCTCTGTATTTTAAAACATAATGTGTTTTCAAGTTACTTAATTCAATAAGGCTGCTTTTGGATCGTCAGGTGCTTGACCAGAAGGGAGTCGGGGAGTTGGTTAAGATTGCCACTGAGAGGGGCCGAAGTTCAAGGCCTGATTTGGAGGTAATGAATTAGCTCATATATCATGATATATCAGAAATAAGATGGTGCATCATCCGAACTCCTTTTTAAATTTCCTCATATTGAAAGGTAAATCTGTCCTCATGTTATTTAAGTTGGTGCCTTTTGGGGGGGAAATTGTAATGACAGGTGGGCATTTGTGGTGAACATGGTGGCGAGCCTTCTTCAGTTGCATTTTGTGCGAAGGCTGGACTGGACTATGTTTCTTGTTCGCCTTTCAGGTTAGGCACTACTATATCTTGATGAATAAATCACTGGAATTAGACATAGTCAAATTGATCCTTTTAGAATTAATACTCTCATGGCACAACAGAATGGTGTGCAGTATGGTACTGACTAGTAACAAGATGGTGCAGATGTGGCATGAGTTTTGAGTTTCCTAGCTTATAAATGATAAATTTCGTAGTTTCTGTTGATATATCTACTCTGTTTACGGTTTTTACCTTTTTGTGTTACTTGGTTTCTTTGAGATGTTCGGTAAGCTTAGGCTATGCTAAGAGACGTGGCGTACAAAAATACAGAGGAGAAAAAAGGCTAATGCAGTCACCAGGTCTTGTGCATTGTCTTGGTGTATGTCATTTCGTTGTTTCTCATGTCGTGTTCTTGAAGGGATCAAGTTGCTCGTGAGTGAGATAGAGTAGGGGCTAATGGGGCTGTGTTTTGATTCACACACTTGAACGGATTTGATGACACATAAATTTGGATGCAGGGTCCCAATTGCAAGGTTAGCCGCTGCACAGGCACAGGCGGCCCTCTGATGAGCTTGAATCTGTGAAGCTCCTCCGCAAGCAGTCGTGTTGGTGCGTCCTGTAGATATATAATGCACAGATGGGCACCTCTTGAATGGTTGCTTGAGAGGCGCACGGTGTATCTAGAAACTTGTAACTTTGTAAGGCATGTCTCCCAAAACGTTGGGATGTCAGCGTGCCAATGTTCACAGGTTGTACAATAGCTCGTTTGCCTGCGGCGCTGTTAAAAAGGCTAGGGAATAGTAAGATGCCATCATTTACACAGGGTTAAAATGAGTTTCAGAAAGCATATAACTGGGTGTAACCTATGATGCTTCCAATACGAAAGAATTACACCAGTCTGCAGGTGGTGAATGCCCCTGCCTCCTTAAACACACTACTAAATATACTGCTCGGGAGGAAGCAGCCTTTTTTGTTTCGACCCCATCGAGGTAATTAGGGGATTTATCCCGTCCACTCCCCCGTACAGCCGCTGCCCGCTGGCACCTCCCTGCGCCAACTCTCCTCCCTTCTCTGTCTAACATCCGGCCAGGGGACTGAAGCATGGTATTCAGAGCAAGGTTGATGATCCTGTCCCTTCCACAATGGAACAATCTGAGGAGCTTGATGGAACGACTAAATGGCTAGTACAAATGAAACGAATCCACGAAGTGATGGATGCCCTAACCGGGAGTAATCACAGATCAACATCCAAAGGGGAGACCTAAATTAACAGGTATACTTTGCCTTGTGCTAGTTTCCTTGGTAATAGAGACACTGCTGAAATAGCGATACTATCTTCAGAATCAGAAAGTAGAGAAACACTTGAACCTTGTTAAAAACTGGCGGATTTTGTTCTTTTATATATTTTGGTCATGGAAACATATACCTTAGCAGGAACACTACAGATATCACAAGATATCACAGCTGGCCAGCCATGAGTGGCAGACATCACTCTCCCATCTTCTTCTTGACACTTGCATCGCACAATAAACCACATAAAATTAAAATGAGGCTGGCCAGCATATTGGGCCAGCAAAGATGAGAATTCTTATGTTTGTCTTGCCTATCCTTATCAAACTTCTGAGAATAATGTTCTAAGAAGGGAGCCCCCCACACCCAAATCTTGCACAAATTCATGACATTTGGGGGTCTCTTCATCAGGCAAACATTGCAGTTTTTGGATCAGTGGTAGCTCCATGGCCACATGCCTACATGGAACAGACTTGCAGGCAGGGCCTGCTTGCCAGTTAGCCAGTGTTGGTGAGAGACAGCCTGATGCCCCTTACCTTCTTGACGCCAAGTCTTTCATGATGGTTTCAGTGACTTGGCCCTTGGTCAATCGGCACTCAAGCTTGCCTGCACGCTAGGACTTTGTTCCAAAAAGACAGTCACGCTGTTCGGCTGATACACGCTGGATGCGGCTGCTGCCTGCTCGCTGGCTGCAGCTGCAATCTTGACTGCAAGTTCTCTCAGCCCAGCCATCCACTGGCCAGCCGAACAGCGTGAGTGCTGTAGCATCAATCTTGACTGCAAGTTCTCTCATCTTAACTTCTTTAGTACTATGAAAAAGCCAAAGCTGGAATTCCTGTATGCAATTTTCATAACTTCAAGTGAGGGCATATCTTACTTCAGATTTTTTGAGTAAACATCAGTACACATCTATGATTAACACAAAATGGATGCACTATGATGAAAAAAGCGCATGTTGATAATATAGCATGCATAACAAATGGAAACAAATACAATTAGTCAAAAGCAAGAAAATTTAACTGAATATGCAACCTCTGTAAATATAGTTACAGGAAATTCATGACTTACAGCATCTCTTGATATTAAAATCAGGAATACATTAAAGCATAAACACAAAATAAGGGCCAAAAAACAGGTGAGTTGTACACGCTGCTGCTGCATTGTTAAATTTGGTGAGAACTGGCTGTAGGCATCCATGTCACTTCAGGGTAACAATTTGTTGGCCTCCACACTGCAAATATGCTTCCAGCCTTGAGCAGCCAGTGAATCCTTGAGAAATGGAACATATGGAAGATAGGGAAGAAATGGGCAGTCACAGAGATGCTCTTTGAGATTGCTAACACAAACTTTACCACGATCCATGTCATATGATATCAGCATATCCTTGCACCTACAAACAAAGAAAATCAAATTGCTTTCTGGATGAATCGCAATCAAAGCATAGTCCCGCTCAAACATTAGATTCTTCTCCCCGAAAATCTGTGCGGTGCTAATGTTGTACTTAAATATCCATTCACCACTGTCATAGTCATCAAGAATCCAGACCGACAATTTTGAGGTTTCACCAACCCTCATATTTATGTAATACAATCGCCGTTGAGACTGACCAATAAATGCGAGAGGACCTCTACAAAAGCATGAGACAGTCATAGGTTCCAGCAAAGGAATGGTCCTCCATGTCTTCCCCTTTGTGTCCACTGCCAATATCTTTAAATCATAGGTCAGCAGATGCAACATTCCATTGAGAAAAACACCTCCTCTATCGACTAACTGAAGCTCATCGCCCCAACCATTCCCCCTGCAACTCCATGCACCTGTCTCCGATGAGTAGATATTCACATCACCGATGGATCCATAATTCTCATCCGCATCTGTAATTTCGAACACTTGGAAGTGGGGGCAGATGGCTGGGTCAAAAACAAAATGGTACTTCAAAGCAATGCTTCCATCAACGGAGTCCGGCAGGACAACCCATTTCTCTGTCGCAGGATTGCACACAACAAGATCGCATTCATCCCTTGGGGAGACCTTCCAGCAGAAGCAGAAAAGAAGGCCATTGCAGCAGATCTTTGGAACAATCGACCTGTAGGAGGCCATGAAGGTCAACGAGGGGTCTGAAAATGGCTCTTCGTCCCCCACGATGTCAACGAAATCAGGGATGTTCTGACGGAGTCCTCGGGGGTCCAACTGACGCTGGGGTAGAAGAAGCCGGAGAGCGTCTGGGGGATCTTCTTGCGGTGCTCGGGGTTGGTGATTAAGCCGTACCAGTGCCAGGAAACGCACTTGAAGCGGCAGATCGATTTGGCCGGCAGCCGCGACAGGTTCTCGACGATGAGGTCGTCGGTGAGGTCCCCAGCGGCGCAGGCACTTTTCCTGGGACTATCCACACTTTTTACTCGCCACGGCTATGCACCACTTATGCTATAAACGTGGGATCCATCGCATGAAGACAATTAGCGGACCGGCGGAACTAATTTCAGCACACAAAAGTGCGTGCGCGAGTGGGCCAGCACGTGAAATCAGCCCATTAAAATTTTAACAGATCTGCTCAGTGTCAGCTGCATGATTCCTTTATCCCTATGTTGTGGGAGCGCAGAGCGCTCCCATGCTTCACTATAATGATTGGCCCACGTGCATTCTGCCATgcagtttttttctttttgctatCCTCTTACTTTTTCAGCACTATGCATGCTATGGGCACGTATATGAGAATAATTTTTATTTATTCCTAGACATGATCCAAGAATATTTTCTCTTACTTAGAATATTTTGCTCTAAATAATTATGTGAACAGGTATATGCATGCAAGGGGTTGCACCTTATCTtctctttattttattatttattt from Panicum hallii strain FIL2 chromosome 9, PHallii_v3.1, whole genome shotgun sequence includes:
- the LOC112877329 gene encoding pyruvate, phosphate dikinase 2-like isoform X4 yields the protein MGIPHELFEEKLEAMKVTKGLRNDTELNVKDLEDLVAEYKDVYVVTKGEQFPSDPKRQLHLAILAVFDSWDSTRAKKYRSINRITGLKGTAVNVQCMVFGNMDSTSGTGVLFTRNPSTGEKKLYGEFLVNAQGEDVVSGIRTPQELDSMKECMPEPYAELVENCKILERHYKEMMDIEFTVQENRLWMLQCRTGKRTGKGAVKIAVDMVNEGLIDHRSAIKMVEPRHLDQLLHPQFENPSSYKDKVIAAGLPASPGAAVGQIVFTAADAETWDSEGKSVVLVRTETSAEDVGGMHAAVGILTARGGMTSHAAVVARGWGKCCVAGCSSIHVNDAEKVVVVGDKVLCEGDWLSLNGSTGEVILGKLPLSPPALSSDLGTFMSWVDEIKQLKVMVNADTPADALAGRKNGAEGIGLCRTEHMFFSSGERIKAMRQMIMADTALQRQEALGLLLPYQKTDFEGIFRAMDGLPVTIRLLDPPLHEFLPEGNIEDVVHMLSCHTNSTHEEILARVEKLSEVNPMLGFRGCRLGISYPELTAMQARAIFEAAIAVNDQGFQVFPEIMVPLVGTPQELGQQVSVIRQVADKVFTNAETTIRYKIGSMIEVPRAALIADEQG